A single region of the Pseudomonas mandelii genome encodes:
- a CDS encoding SEL1-like repeat protein, protein MKFRSVSVSATSTPPSVTPPKRFSMRVAEWLLDSPRLGENTNVKHFAGRLLKQPAREGVVAAQSRLGQLMCRECGNARDRRIGQDLLRQAARAGDRRAQQELGLVED, encoded by the coding sequence ATGAAGTTTCGCTCCGTATCAGTTTCTGCTACCTCAACACCTCCCAGTGTTACCCCTCCCAAACGCTTTTCGATGCGCGTGGCGGAGTGGCTGCTCGATAGCCCGCGCCTGGGTGAAAACACCAACGTCAAACATTTCGCCGGACGCTTGCTCAAACAGCCTGCCCGTGAAGGCGTGGTGGCCGCGCAAAGTCGTCTAGGCCAGCTGATGTGCCGCGAATGCGGCAATGCCCGTGATCGCCGCATTGGCCAGGATCTGTTGCGCCAGGCGGCGCGGGCAGGGGACCGGCGTGCTCAACAGGAACTGGGCCTGGTCGAAGACTGA
- the rmuC gene encoding DNA recombination protein RmuC, with amino-acid sequence MLEERLAMSLMAQDGLNAQLEACRDEIGDLGQANAAKQAELAAMRREIELLQIERDDARDAAHAWNIERAGKEAELRRLDSQAASLQAELREQQDSHQQRLNDLQGSRDELRAQFAELAGKIFDEREQRFAETSQQRLGQLLDPLKERIQSFEKRVEESYQAEARERFSLAKELERLQQLNLRLSDEATNLTRALKGQKTQGNWGELILERVLEHAGLEKGREYQTQVTLKGPDGERFQPDVIIYLPGDKQVVVDSKVSLTAYQQYVSADDEAIGQIAIKQHVLSLRNHVKGLSGKDYKRLDGLHSLDFVLLFVPIEAAFSAALQAEPTLFQEAFDRNIVIVSPTTLLATLRVIDSLWKQERQSQNAREIAERAGWLYDKFVLFIQDLDEVGNRLQQLDKAYSSARNKLTEGRGNLVSRSEQLKLLGARASKSLPADLLERAMTDVDGLAELPE; translated from the coding sequence TTGCTGGAAGAGCGTCTGGCCATGTCGCTAATGGCGCAGGACGGCTTGAACGCTCAGCTCGAAGCCTGCCGCGATGAAATCGGTGATCTTGGCCAGGCCAACGCCGCCAAGCAGGCAGAGCTGGCCGCCATGCGCCGTGAAATCGAACTGCTACAGATAGAGCGCGACGATGCCCGCGATGCGGCTCACGCCTGGAACATCGAGCGCGCCGGCAAAGAAGCCGAACTGCGGCGTCTGGACTCTCAAGCGGCCTCGCTCCAGGCCGAGCTGCGTGAGCAGCAGGACAGCCATCAACAACGCCTCAACGACCTGCAAGGCTCGCGTGACGAACTGCGAGCACAGTTCGCCGAACTGGCGGGCAAGATCTTCGACGAGCGCGAGCAGCGTTTCGCCGAAACCAGCCAGCAGCGCCTGGGCCAGTTGCTCGATCCTTTGAAAGAACGCATTCAGTCTTTCGAAAAGCGCGTTGAAGAAAGCTATCAGGCCGAGGCCCGTGAACGGTTTTCCCTGGCCAAAGAGCTGGAACGCCTGCAGCAACTGAATCTGCGCCTGAGCGACGAAGCCACCAACCTCACTCGTGCGTTGAAAGGGCAGAAAACCCAAGGCAACTGGGGCGAGTTGATTCTCGAGCGCGTGCTTGAACACGCCGGGCTGGAAAAGGGTCGTGAGTACCAGACTCAGGTCACTCTCAAGGGGCCGGACGGTGAGCGTTTCCAGCCGGACGTGATCATTTATCTACCGGGCGACAAGCAGGTGGTGGTCGATTCCAAGGTCAGCCTCACGGCCTATCAGCAATACGTGTCGGCCGACGACGAAGCCATCGGCCAGATCGCCATCAAGCAGCACGTGCTGTCGCTGCGCAATCACGTCAAAGGCCTGTCAGGTAAGGATTACAAGCGACTCGACGGCTTGCACAGCCTGGATTTCGTCTTGCTTTTCGTGCCGATCGAAGCGGCGTTCTCCGCTGCGTTGCAGGCTGAGCCGACGCTGTTCCAGGAAGCCTTCGACCGCAACATCGTCATCGTCAGTCCGACCACGTTGCTGGCGACCCTGCGGGTCATCGACAGCCTGTGGAAGCAAGAGCGCCAGAGCCAGAACGCCCGGGAAATTGCCGAGCGCGCCGGGTGGCTGTACGACAAGTTCGTGTTGTTCATCCAGGACCTGGATGAAGTCGGCAATCGCTTGCAGCAACTGGACAAGGCCTACAGCTCTGCGCGCAACAAGCTGACAGAAGGGCGCGGCAACCTGGTCAGTCGCAGTGAGCAGTTGAAGCTGCTGGGAGCGCGCGCCAGCAAGAGCTTGCCGGCTGATCTGCTGGAGCGAGCGATGACCGACGTCGATGGCTTGGCCGAGTTGCCTGAATAG
- a CDS encoding hybrid sensor histidine kinase/response regulator — protein MSLSSGLIAAVALAYMAIMFAIAFYGDRRSTPLPPRVRAWVYSLSLAVYCTSWTFFGAVGQAAEQLWSFLPIYLGPILLLVCAPWVLQKMVMISKQENITSIADFIAARYGKSQSLAVVVALICLVGVLPYIALQLKGIVLGVNLLIGAGADAMGTRAQDTALIVSLVLALFTIVFGTRNLDATEHHRGMVLAIAFESLVKLFAFLAVGAFVTYGLYDGFDDLFNQAMLAPRLEAYWKETINWPSMVVQTGVAMMAIICLPRQFHVTVVENIDPQDLRLAKWVFPAYLALAALFVVPIALAGQMLLPSSVLPDSFVISLPLAQAHPALAMLAFIGGASAATGMVIVASVALSTMVSNDMLLPWLLRRNNAERPFEVFRQWMLSVRRVSIVVILLLAYVSYRLLGSTASLATIGQIAFAAVTQLAPAMLGALYWKQANRRGVFAGLAAGTFLWFYTLILPIAAHSLGLSLNSFPGLAWLHSNPLNLPLTPLTQGVVLSLAANFTLFAWVSVLSRTRVSEHWQAGRFIGQEISARPSARSMLAVQIDDLLQLAARFVGEERARQSFIRFAYRQGKGFNPNQNADGEWIAHTERLLAGVLGASSTRAVVKAAIEGREMQLEDVVRIADEASEVLQFNRALLQGAIENITQGISVVDQSLKLVAWNRRYLELFNYPDGLIRLGRPIADIIRYNAERGLCGPGEAEVHVARRLHWMRQGRAHTSERLFPNGRVIELIGNPMPGGGFVMSFTDITAFREAEQALTEANEGLEQRVTARTHELSQLNVALTEAKGTAESANQSKTRFLAAVSHDLMQPLNAARLFSAALSHQEDGLSSEAQKLVHHLDSSLRSAEDLISDLLDISRLENGKINPDPKPFVLNELFDALGAEFKALAQEQGLKFRVRGSTLRIDSDIKLLRRILQNFLTNAFRYAKGPVLLGVRRRKGELCLEVWDRGPGIPEDKQLVIFEEFKRLDSHQTRAEKGLGLGLAIADGLCRVLGHTLRVRSWPGRGSVFSVSVPLARAQVVAPTQVSELNGHVLSGAQVLCIDNEDSILIGMNSLLTRWGCQVWTARNREECAALLKDGVRPQLALVDYHLDHGETGTELMAWLRTQLGEPVPGVVISADGRPETVAQVHAAGLEYLAKPVKPAALRALLSRHLPL, from the coding sequence ATGTCGCTGTCCAGCGGGCTGATCGCCGCCGTCGCCCTGGCCTATATGGCCATCATGTTCGCCATCGCCTTTTACGGCGACCGTCGCAGCACACCGTTGCCGCCGCGAGTGCGCGCCTGGGTATACAGCCTGTCGCTGGCGGTCTATTGCACCAGCTGGACCTTCTTTGGCGCCGTCGGCCAGGCCGCCGAGCAACTCTGGTCATTCCTGCCAATCTACCTCGGGCCGATCCTGCTGCTGGTCTGCGCGCCGTGGGTCCTGCAAAAAATGGTGATGATCAGCAAGCAGGAGAACATCACCTCCATCGCCGACTTCATTGCCGCCCGCTATGGCAAATCCCAATCGCTGGCGGTGGTGGTGGCGCTGATCTGCCTGGTGGGCGTGTTGCCCTACATTGCACTGCAACTCAAGGGCATCGTCCTCGGGGTGAACCTGCTGATCGGCGCCGGTGCCGACGCCATGGGCACCCGCGCCCAGGACACGGCGCTGATCGTGTCGCTGGTGCTGGCGCTGTTCACCATTGTCTTCGGTACCCGCAACCTCGACGCCACGGAACACCACCGTGGCATGGTGCTGGCGATTGCCTTTGAATCGCTGGTCAAGCTGTTCGCGTTTCTCGCGGTCGGCGCGTTCGTGACTTATGGCCTGTACGACGGATTCGACGACCTGTTCAACCAGGCCATGCTCGCCCCGCGCCTGGAGGCGTACTGGAAGGAAACCATCAACTGGCCATCGATGGTGGTGCAGACCGGTGTGGCCATGATGGCGATCATCTGCCTGCCCCGACAGTTCCACGTGACGGTGGTGGAAAACATCGACCCTCAGGATTTGCGCCTGGCGAAATGGGTGTTCCCTGCCTACCTGGCGCTGGCAGCGCTGTTTGTCGTGCCTATCGCCCTCGCCGGCCAGATGCTGCTGCCCAGCTCGGTCCTCCCAGACTCTTTCGTCATCAGCCTGCCACTGGCCCAAGCCCATCCGGCCCTGGCGATGCTGGCCTTTATCGGTGGTGCCTCGGCGGCGACCGGCATGGTGATTGTCGCCAGCGTGGCGCTGTCGACCATGGTTTCCAACGACATGTTGCTGCCGTGGCTGCTGCGCCGAAACAACGCCGAGCGACCGTTCGAAGTGTTCCGCCAGTGGATGCTGTCGGTGCGCCGAGTCAGCATCGTGGTGATTCTGTTGCTGGCTTACGTCAGTTATCGCCTGCTCGGCTCCACAGCGAGCCTGGCGACCATCGGCCAGATCGCCTTCGCCGCTGTGACCCAACTGGCCCCGGCCATGCTCGGCGCGCTGTACTGGAAACAGGCTAACCGCCGGGGCGTGTTCGCCGGTCTCGCCGCCGGGACATTCCTCTGGTTCTACACCCTGATTCTGCCGATCGCGGCCCACAGCCTCGGTTTGTCCTTGAACAGTTTCCCGGGGCTGGCCTGGTTGCACAGCAACCCGCTGAACCTGCCGCTCACCCCGCTGACCCAAGGCGTCGTACTGTCGCTGGCGGCCAACTTCACGCTGTTCGCCTGGGTGTCGGTGCTGTCACGCACGAGGGTGTCGGAGCACTGGCAGGCCGGTCGTTTCATCGGTCAGGAAATCAGCGCGCGCCCCAGCGCCCGCTCGATGCTCGCAGTGCAGATCGACGACTTGCTGCAACTGGCCGCACGCTTCGTCGGTGAAGAACGGGCGCGGCAGAGCTTCATCCGTTTTGCCTACCGCCAAGGCAAAGGCTTCAACCCGAACCAGAACGCCGACGGTGAATGGATCGCCCACACCGAACGCTTGCTGGCGGGTGTACTCGGCGCTTCTTCGACGCGAGCGGTAGTCAAGGCCGCCATCGAAGGTCGGGAAATGCAACTGGAGGATGTCGTGCGGATCGCCGACGAAGCCTCGGAAGTGTTGCAGTTCAACCGCGCCCTGTTGCAAGGCGCCATCGAAAACATCACTCAAGGCATCAGCGTGGTCGACCAGTCGCTGAAACTGGTGGCCTGGAACCGGCGTTATCTGGAACTGTTCAATTACCCCGACGGGCTGATCAGGCTTGGCCGCCCGATTGCCGACATCATTCGCTACAACGCCGAGCGCGGACTGTGCGGCCCCGGTGAAGCCGAAGTGCACGTCGCCCGCCGCCTGCACTGGATGCGTCAGGGCCGCGCCCACACCTCTGAAAGACTGTTTCCCAACGGGCGTGTGATCGAGCTGATCGGCAACCCGATGCCCGGCGGCGGTTTCGTCATGAGTTTCACGGACATCACCGCGTTCCGTGAGGCCGAGCAGGCGCTGACCGAAGCCAACGAAGGCCTGGAGCAGCGGGTCACCGCGCGGACCCACGAACTGTCCCAACTGAACGTGGCCTTGACCGAAGCCAAGGGCACCGCCGAATCGGCCAACCAGTCGAAAACCCGCTTTCTGGCGGCGGTCAGCCATGACTTGATGCAACCGCTGAATGCCGCACGCCTGTTCTCCGCCGCGCTTTCCCATCAAGAGGACGGTCTGTCCAGCGAGGCGCAGAAACTGGTGCATCACCTCGACAGCTCGTTGCGCTCGGCCGAGGACCTGATCAGCGATCTTCTGGATATTTCCCGCTTGGAGAACGGCAAGATCAACCCGGACCCCAAACCCTTCGTGCTCAACGAGTTGTTCGATGCGCTCGGTGCCGAGTTCAAGGCACTGGCTCAGGAACAAGGGCTGAAATTCCGTGTTCGGGGCAGCACATTACGGATCGACAGCGACATCAAACTGCTGCGTCGGATCCTGCAGAATTTCCTGACCAACGCGTTCCGCTACGCCAAGGGGCCCGTGCTGCTCGGCGTCCGGCGGCGCAAGGGCGAGTTGTGCCTGGAGGTGTGGGACCGTGGACCGGGAATCCCTGAAGACAAGCAGCTAGTGATTTTCGAAGAATTCAAACGCCTCGACAGCCACCAGACGCGCGCGGAGAAAGGCCTGGGACTGGGGCTGGCGATTGCCGACGGGCTGTGTCGCGTTTTGGGTCACACTTTGCGTGTAAGGTCCTGGCCGGGGCGCGGCAGTGTGTTCAGCGTCAGCGTGCCGCTGGCGCGGGCTCAAGTCGTCGCGCCAACCCAGGTCAGCGAGCTCAATGGCCATGTGCTGAGCGGCGCGCAGGTGCTGTGTATCGATAACGAAGACAGCATCCTGATCGGCATGAACAGCCTGCTGACACGCTGGGGTTGCCAGGTCTGGACCGCACGCAACCGCGAAGAATGTGCGGCGCTGCTGAAGGACGGTGTACGCCCGCAATTGGCGCTGGTGGATTACCACCTGGACCATGGCGAGACCGGGACCGAGTTGATGGCGTGGTTACGAACCCAACTGGGTGAACCGGTGCCGGGGGTGGTGATCAGTGCCGATGGCCGGCCGGAGACGGTGGCCCAGGTGCATGCGGCGGGCCTGGAGTACTTGGCCAAACCGGTGAAACCGGCGGCGTTGCGGGCGTTGTTGAGCCGGCATTTGCCGTTGTAA